From Haloglomus litoreum, the proteins below share one genomic window:
- a CDS encoding transcription initiation factor IIB, with protein sequence MSTTANTCPECDGRLHSEGTETVCGECGLIVDEDAIDRGPEWRSFADDDTDPRRTGAPLTRSRHDRGLSTEIGRSTRLKGRKRRRVARMRKHHKRASVGDKADRNQVYGFTEIRRLVGQLELPESVRDRACVLFESAQDAGLLQGRSIEGFAAAVTYATCRTASVSRTRTEIVDAARADAGELAAAYDALNRELGLPTGPIDPTEYLARFASKLDLPNAVERRARALAEAGADAGLVNGRNPSGFAGGCLYAAAREHDHDLTQREAAEVADVTPVTLRTAYRDVRELDVDVRNEEAAGAAVDAAPADD encoded by the coding sequence ATGAGCACGACGGCGAACACGTGCCCGGAGTGCGACGGCCGACTGCACAGCGAGGGAACCGAGACGGTCTGCGGGGAGTGTGGCCTCATCGTGGACGAGGACGCCATCGACCGCGGCCCCGAGTGGCGCAGCTTCGCGGACGACGACACCGACCCCCGACGGACCGGGGCGCCGCTGACCCGGAGCCGGCACGACCGCGGCCTCTCGACCGAGATCGGCCGCTCGACGCGGCTGAAGGGCCGCAAGCGACGGCGCGTCGCCCGGATGCGCAAGCATCACAAGCGCGCCTCGGTCGGGGACAAGGCCGACCGGAACCAGGTGTACGGGTTCACGGAGATCCGGCGCCTCGTCGGGCAGCTCGAACTCCCCGAGAGCGTGCGCGACCGCGCCTGCGTCCTGTTCGAGTCCGCACAGGACGCCGGCCTGCTGCAGGGCCGCTCCATCGAGGGGTTCGCGGCCGCCGTCACCTACGCCACCTGCCGGACGGCGTCGGTCTCGCGGACCCGCACCGAGATCGTCGACGCCGCCCGCGCGGACGCGGGCGAACTCGCGGCCGCCTACGACGCGCTCAACCGCGAGCTCGGGCTACCGACGGGTCCCATCGACCCGACGGAGTACCTCGCCCGCTTCGCCTCGAAACTGGACCTCCCGAACGCCGTCGAGCGGCGGGCCCGCGCGCTGGCGGAGGCGGGAGCCGACGCGGGGCTCGTCAACGGGCGCAACCCGAGCGGGTTCGCCGGCGGCTGCCTCTACGCGGCCGCCCGCGAGCACGACCACGACCTCACCCAGCGCGAGGCCGCCGAGGTCGCCGACGTGACGCCGGTGACGCTCCGGACGGCCTACCGGGACGTGCGCGAACTGGACGTCGATGTCCGGAACGAGGAGGCAGCCGGAGCCGCGGTCGATGCCGCGCCGGCCGACGACTGA
- a CDS encoding enoyl-CoA hydratase/isomerase family protein → MSDRITSMAADGVVTVTMDDPERDNPLRREEYRAMHDAFRAAREGDARCVVLRGAGDAFSSGFDIEGLDPGHLEAPLPERVAAIRANEQALAREILTHPLPTVALVDGPAIGDAAGFALACDIRLASERARIGLSHVRLGLGLDCGLSYTLPRRVGWGTAVDLATTGRIVDGATAAELGLVTRTVPDDAFDERADELVADIAAGPPVALRSIKEALLHGAEADLDAALRDEAFRQAVALDTADHARAVAALGSDERPEFEGR, encoded by the coding sequence ATGAGCGACCGCATCACCAGCATGGCGGCCGACGGCGTCGTCACGGTCACGATGGACGACCCGGAGCGGGACAACCCGCTCCGGCGCGAGGAGTACCGCGCCATGCACGACGCGTTCCGGGCCGCCCGCGAGGGTGACGCCCGCTGTGTCGTCCTGCGCGGGGCGGGCGACGCGTTCTCTTCCGGCTTCGACATCGAGGGGCTGGACCCGGGCCACCTCGAGGCCCCGCTCCCCGAGCGCGTGGCGGCCATCCGGGCCAACGAGCAGGCCCTCGCCCGCGAGATACTCACCCACCCGCTCCCGACCGTCGCGCTGGTCGATGGCCCGGCCATCGGCGACGCGGCCGGATTCGCGCTCGCCTGCGACATCCGGCTCGCCAGCGAGCGCGCCCGCATCGGCCTCTCGCACGTCCGCCTCGGCCTGGGGCTGGACTGCGGGCTCTCGTACACGCTCCCCCGGCGCGTCGGCTGGGGGACCGCCGTGGACCTCGCGACGACCGGGCGTATCGTCGACGGCGCAACCGCCGCCGAGCTGGGGCTCGTGACCCGGACCGTCCCCGACGACGCGTTCGACGAGCGCGCGGACGAGCTGGTCGCCGACATCGCAGCGGGGCCGCCCGTCGCGCTCCGGAGCATCAAGGAGGCGCTCCTGCACGGGGCCGAGGCCGACCTCGACGCGGCGCTCCGGGACGAGGCGTTCCGGCAGGCGGTCGCGCTCGATACTGCTGACCATGCGCGGGCGGTGGCTGCGCTCGGGAGCGACGAGCGGCCCGAGTTCGAGGGGCGCTGA